Proteins from a single region of Phycisphaeraceae bacterium D3-23:
- a CDS encoding TonB family protein, with translation MRPPARPRHLKLAFMCYGLSVVAHTALAWACTLHDVPRAVEGDRRSPVVMQISSGSSVTMPFFQPPPGLSETGNPELIEDDELPGGALPEEPTPEDDTPPTPPDAQAEEQAPTHAEAPAPELAEQDAEPDTAPPPSQAEGPDQPAVTPNAQAQADPVEPAPSPEPEAHEAVPPEPSEAQPFASTDHDDAPDAAAWIPRQSPASANPSANHTAEQRTANTDPQDAGQPNAPQTDTPATEPAQAETDDHAETDATHDADDAPPVERAAQQPADPPTPETDASPDTPAPREAEREATPSTTAAVYDETTVDEPIAFNEQVQPTAPAISRRQGETGVVIVRIEVDATGELVDFDVLDDAGHTRLRDAALRALRRSTFHPAARKGQPVASTRIIEYRF, from the coding sequence ATGCGTCCGCCGGCCAGGCCGCGGCACCTGAAGCTCGCCTTCATGTGCTACGGCCTGTCGGTCGTTGCGCACACTGCGCTCGCCTGGGCCTGCACGCTCCACGACGTGCCCCGCGCCGTCGAGGGCGACCGCCGATCGCCCGTGGTGATGCAGATCTCGTCGGGCTCGAGCGTGACGATGCCCTTCTTCCAGCCGCCGCCCGGCCTCTCCGAAACAGGCAACCCCGAACTGATTGAGGACGACGAACTGCCCGGCGGCGCGCTGCCCGAGGAGCCGACGCCCGAAGACGACACCCCACCGACCCCGCCCGACGCTCAGGCGGAAGAACAAGCACCCACCCATGCGGAGGCACCCGCGCCCGAGTTGGCGGAGCAGGACGCCGAGCCCGACACCGCGCCCCCGCCATCGCAGGCCGAGGGCCCCGACCAGCCGGCCGTCACCCCCAACGCGCAGGCCCAGGCCGACCCCGTTGAGCCCGCACCTAGCCCCGAACCCGAGGCGCACGAAGCGGTACCGCCCGAGCCCAGCGAAGCGCAGCCCTTCGCCTCGACGGACCACGACGATGCGCCCGACGCAGCCGCATGGATCCCCCGGCAGTCCCCCGCATCCGCAAACCCCAGCGCGAACCACACCGCCGAGCAACGAACCGCCAACACCGACCCGCAAGACGCCGGCCAACCCAACGCGCCGCAGACCGACACCCCGGCGACCGAACCGGCGCAAGCCGAAACCGATGACCACGCCGAGACCGACGCGACGCATGACGCCGATGATGCGCCGCCGGTCGAGCGCGCTGCGCAACAGCCCGCCGACCCGCCGACGCCCGAGACCGACGCATCACCCGACACCCCCGCGCCGCGCGAGGCAGAGCGCGAGGCCACACCGTCCACGACCGCAGCGGTCTACGACGAGACAACGGTCGATGAGCCCATCGCGTTCAACGAACAGGTCCAGCCCACCGCCCCCGCGATCTCCCGACGGCAAGGCGAGACCGGCGTCGTCATCGTGCGCATCGAGGTCGATGCCACCGGCGAACTCGTCGACTTCGACGTCCTGGACGACGCGGGCCACACGCGCCTGCGCGACGCGGCGCTCCGCGCGCTGCGGCGATCCACCTTCCACCCCGCCGCCCGCAAAGGCCAACCCGTCGCCAGCACCCGCATCATCGAGTACCGTTTCTGA
- a CDS encoding beta-ketoacyl-[acyl-carrier-protein] synthase family protein, whose translation MSRKVTITGLGPVCGLGLGIDDVWQGLMDGRSALAPVQAFDASHMDSAIAGEVPAFKMRDFVPKSYRKQTKVMARDIEIAVAAAHFAGLDAGLVTSGYDAEAQPSYDPTRVGCHIGAGLIAADLDELTLALNESRQDDGTFDIHQWGAEGMRNLTPLWLLKYLPNMLACHVTIIHDVQGPSNTITCAEASGGLSFGESLRVIQRGAADLCFCGGAESKVNPMTFYRQVLTGRLSKNNDEPASAVRPFDQHADGTAVGEGGGILTLEATETYEKRDGDSAYAHVLGFGASQSVNRDTRSLEPTADGRGPMLAIQAALREAGLDADQIDAVFPFGCGHPRYDAAEHAALKTVLGDRLADVPVYSAKSLIGNCGAGAGAIDLALAAQALKTQTLPPTVNRDAPLDGLGASKADKLDHVLVFTTGFGGQNTAVVLGKA comes from the coding sequence ATGTCACGAAAAGTCACGATTACGGGCCTGGGCCCGGTCTGCGGTCTAGGGCTCGGGATCGACGACGTCTGGCAAGGCCTGATGGACGGCCGAAGCGCGCTGGCTCCCGTCCAGGCCTTCGACGCCAGTCACATGGATAGCGCGATCGCCGGCGAGGTCCCCGCGTTCAAGATGCGCGACTTCGTGCCTAAGAGCTACCGCAAGCAGACCAAGGTGATGGCACGCGATATCGAGATCGCTGTCGCCGCCGCGCACTTCGCCGGGCTCGACGCCGGGCTCGTGACGTCCGGCTACGACGCGGAGGCCCAGCCCAGCTACGACCCGACCCGCGTGGGCTGTCACATCGGGGCCGGGCTCATCGCCGCCGACCTCGACGAGCTCACCCTCGCGTTGAACGAATCGCGTCAGGACGATGGCACGTTCGACATCCATCAATGGGGCGCCGAGGGCATGCGCAACCTGACGCCGCTCTGGCTGCTCAAGTACCTGCCCAACATGCTCGCCTGCCACGTCACGATCATCCATGATGTGCAGGGCCCGAGCAATACGATCACCTGCGCCGAGGCCTCGGGCGGGCTGAGCTTCGGCGAGTCGCTCCGCGTCATCCAGCGCGGCGCGGCCGACCTGTGCTTCTGCGGCGGCGCGGAGAGCAAGGTCAACCCCATGACCTTCTACCGCCAAGTGCTCACCGGCCGGCTCTCGAAGAACAACGACGAACCCGCAAGCGCGGTCCGCCCGTTCGACCAGCATGCAGATGGCACAGCGGTCGGCGAGGGCGGCGGCATCCTGACGCTGGAAGCGACCGAGACCTACGAAAAACGCGACGGCGACAGCGCCTACGCCCACGTCCTGGGCTTCGGCGCCAGCCAGTCCGTCAACCGCGACACCCGCTCGCTCGAACCCACCGCCGACGGCCGGGGCCCGATGCTCGCGATCCAGGCCGCGCTACGCGAGGCGGGCCTCGACGCCGACCAGATCGACGCCGTCTTCCCCTTCGGCTGCGGCCACCCGCGCTACGACGCCGCCGAGCATGCCGCGCTGAAAACAGTCCTCGGCGACCGGCTCGCCGACGTCCCGGTCTACTCCGCCAAGTCGCTCATCGGCAACTGCGGCGCGGGGGCCGGCGCGATCGACCTCGCCCTCGCGGCCCAGGCGCTCAAGACCCAGACCCTCCCGCCGACCGTCAACCGCGACGCCCCGCTCGACGGGCTCGGCGCAAGCAAAGCCGACAAGCTCGACCACGTGCTCGTGTTTACCACCGGCTTCGGCGGACAGAACACGGCTGTAGTGTTGGGGAAGGCGTGA
- a CDS encoding four helix bundle protein, giving the protein MSRDHRKLRAFQLADEFVLRIYGLTAQFPKDERFGLTSQMRRAAVSVAANIVEGCARETQKDYRHFCTISFGSLRETGYFIDLASRLGYTNREDADACLALYDETARVLSGLIRSLNQSSRS; this is encoded by the coding sequence TTGAGCCGAGACCACCGGAAATTACGCGCTTTCCAGCTTGCTGATGAGTTTGTTCTACGAATCTACGGACTCACAGCCCAGTTCCCAAAAGACGAGCGTTTTGGGCTGACTTCGCAGATGAGACGGGCGGCCGTCTCGGTCGCGGCGAACATCGTGGAGGGCTGTGCCAGAGAAACCCAGAAAGACTACCGGCACTTTTGCACGATTAGTTTCGGCTCGCTCCGTGAAACCGGCTACTTCATCGATCTCGCCTCGCGGCTGGGCTACACGAATCGTGAAGATGCAGATGCATGCCTCGCCCTCTACGATGAAACTGCCCGAGTGCTTTCGGGCCTGATCCGTTCTCTCAACCAAAGCAGTCGATCATGA
- a CDS encoding beta-ketoacyl-[acyl-carrier-protein] synthase family protein codes for MNTQDSSPKSQASTIVITGMGWITPLGHDLETVWAALLSGASGVESTRHFDASTFPTQFSAPVKGYDHNDFVSHPELHTGVGLNTSFALGAAVQAWKQAGLEDYASGGALDRARLGIYLGSGEGSLDFENYVAANLAGWDAESRTVDGAKWADQAKECLQALVEIEQEPNMPLTHLALEFGAEGPAYNCLTACAASTQAIGEAAEILKRGDADVMITGGAHTMIHPLGVTGFNRLTALSNRNDAPLTASRPFSADRDGFVMGEGAGIIILETLEHATKRSATPLAEIAGFGSTADAYRITDIHPDGRGGAGAMKQALDAAGLAPQDVDYISAHGTGTKENDSIETKAIKAVFCPDGDTSAAPPVSSVKSMLGHLIAAAGVCEAIVCALAIRDNKLPPTSNYGTPDPACDLDYIPNQARDVGAAGGSVDVCLSNSFGFGGQNDTVVVRKV; via the coding sequence ATGAACACGCAGGACTCAAGCCCCAAGTCTCAGGCCTCCACGATTGTGATTACGGGGATGGGCTGGATCACACCCTTAGGCCACGACCTGGAAACCGTCTGGGCCGCGCTGCTGTCCGGCGCATCCGGCGTCGAGTCGACGCGCCACTTCGACGCGTCCACTTTCCCGACGCAGTTCTCCGCGCCAGTCAAGGGCTACGACCACAACGACTTTGTCAGCCACCCCGAGTTGCACACCGGCGTCGGGCTCAACACAAGCTTTGCGCTGGGCGCGGCAGTCCAGGCGTGGAAACAGGCCGGGCTCGAAGACTACGCGTCCGGGGGCGCGCTCGACCGCGCCCGGCTGGGCATCTACCTCGGCTCGGGCGAGGGGTCATTGGACTTCGAGAACTACGTCGCGGCCAACCTCGCGGGGTGGGACGCCGAGTCGCGCACGGTGGACGGCGCGAAGTGGGCGGACCAGGCCAAAGAATGCCTGCAGGCGCTCGTCGAGATCGAGCAAGAGCCCAACATGCCGCTCACCCACCTCGCGCTGGAGTTCGGCGCGGAGGGGCCCGCCTACAACTGCCTGACCGCCTGCGCCGCCTCGACCCAGGCGATCGGCGAGGCGGCCGAGATCCTCAAACGCGGCGACGCCGACGTCATGATCACCGGCGGCGCGCACACCATGATCCACCCGCTGGGTGTCACGGGCTTCAACCGCCTGACCGCCCTCTCCAACCGCAACGACGCCCCGCTCACCGCGTCGCGCCCGTTCAGCGCCGACCGCGACGGCTTTGTCATGGGCGAGGGCGCAGGGATCATCATCCTCGAAACGCTCGAACACGCGACGAAGCGCAGCGCCACCCCGCTGGCCGAGATCGCCGGGTTCGGATCGACCGCCGACGCCTACCGCATCACCGACATCCACCCCGACGGCCGGGGCGGCGCGGGCGCGATGAAGCAGGCGCTGGATGCGGCCGGGCTTGCGCCCCAAGATGTCGACTACATCTCTGCGCACGGCACGGGTACGAAGGAAAACGACTCGATCGAAACCAAAGCGATCAAGGCGGTGTTCTGCCCCGACGGCGACACGTCCGCCGCGCCGCCCGTCAGCTCCGTCAAGTCGATGCTGGGCCACCTCATCGCCGCGGCAGGCGTGTGCGAGGCAATCGTCTGCGCCCTCGCGATCCGCGACAACAAGCTCCCGCCGACGAGTAACTACGGCACGCCCGACCCGGCGTGCGACCTCGACTACATCCCCAACCAGGCGCGCGATGTCGGCGCGGCCGGAGGATCGGTCGATGTCTGCCTGTCCAACAGCTTCGGCTTCGGCGGGCAGAACGACACGGTGGTGGTGCGCAAGGTGTAA
- a CDS encoding fibro-slime domain-containing protein produces MKRNKLLMALAGGLLAFPLGASADDGEDESIVLTGVVRDFLQSHPDMQNPSKSFGVRTGLVLDTLGDDGRPVLNTGTDYTRGMITGPESFNQWFRDEPGVNVSFPFAITLEPHPDKPDVFYYAREKQMSGDMRYFFPADGRGFGDSQSVSTGTHNFYFTYELQMSFFYSDPAKRDYDLMFEFTGDDDVWVFINGQLAVDIGGVHGQAQRSVNLDDEAEDLGLEAGGTYELVLFFAERHTTESNFRIETTLQLEEIPPTTTSPLYD; encoded by the coding sequence ATGAAACGTAACAAACTTTTGATGGCATTGGCGGGCGGGCTGTTGGCCTTCCCCTTGGGCGCGTCGGCCGACGACGGCGAAGACGAGTCCATCGTCCTGACGGGCGTCGTGCGCGACTTCCTCCAGAGCCACCCCGACATGCAGAACCCGAGCAAGAGCTTCGGCGTGCGCACCGGCCTGGTGCTGGACACGCTGGGCGACGACGGGCGACCCGTGCTCAACACCGGAACCGACTACACCCGTGGGATGATCACCGGGCCCGAGTCGTTCAACCAGTGGTTCCGCGACGAGCCCGGCGTCAACGTCAGCTTCCCGTTCGCGATCACGCTCGAGCCGCACCCCGACAAGCCGGACGTGTTCTACTACGCCCGTGAGAAGCAGATGAGCGGGGACATGCGATACTTCTTCCCCGCCGACGGCCGCGGCTTTGGCGACAGCCAGTCGGTGAGTACCGGCACGCACAACTTCTACTTCACGTATGAGTTGCAGATGTCGTTCTTCTACTCCGACCCGGCCAAACGCGACTACGACCTGATGTTTGAGTTCACGGGCGACGACGATGTCTGGGTCTTCATCAACGGCCAGCTCGCCGTAGATATCGGTGGCGTACACGGCCAGGCCCAGCGCAGCGTCAACCTGGATGACGAAGCCGAGGACCTCGGCCTCGAAGCCGGCGGCACCTACGAACTTGTTCTGTTCTTCGCCGAGCGGCACACGACCGAGTCGAACTTCCGCATCGAGACGACTTTGCAGCTCGAAGAGATCCCGCCGACGACGACGAGCCCGCTGTACGACTAA
- a CDS encoding prepilin-type N-terminal cleavage/methylation domain-containing protein: MQQDTPTNPSPTRRVNRRRRRTAGLSLVELLISLTITAMLLTAVMVALDASFQAYAAAAESASTQTTTRLIVHRTLTLVRTSTAHGPLAPDTTTTPPVTLSGIKTINSHYLDLVNPKGDLIRLEYRSAEEMIYVSVTPYGGSVTTTEPLLGGVTDCQFVLTRRLDEDGVWVLERGSVDFTVMPDADTSLAIEGDSTPPVRVVASTMPRKLD, encoded by the coding sequence ATGCAGCAGGACACGCCGACGAACCCGAGCCCGACACGACGCGTGAATCGCCGACGGCGGCGCACCGCCGGGCTGTCGCTCGTCGAGCTGCTGATCTCGCTGACGATCACGGCGATGCTGCTCACCGCGGTGATGGTCGCGCTGGACGCCAGCTTCCAGGCCTACGCCGCCGCCGCCGAGAGCGCGAGCACGCAGACGACGACCCGGCTGATCGTGCACCGCACGCTGACGCTCGTGCGCACCTCGACGGCGCACGGCCCGCTTGCGCCGGATACGACCACGACGCCGCCGGTCACGCTCAGCGGGATCAAGACGATCAACTCGCACTACCTCGACCTGGTGAACCCGAAGGGCGACCTGATCCGTCTGGAGTACCGCTCGGCCGAGGAGATGATTTATGTCAGCGTGACGCCGTACGGCGGGAGCGTGACGACGACCGAGCCGCTCCTGGGCGGGGTGACGGATTGCCAGTTCGTCCTGACGCGTCGGCTTGATGAAGACGGTGTCTGGGTGCTGGAGCGCGGGAGCGTCGACTTTACGGTGATGCCGGACGCGGACACCTCGCTCGCGATCGAGGGCGACAGCACGCCGCCGGTGCGTGTGGTGGCGTCGACGATGCCGCGGAAGCTGGACTGA
- a CDS encoding type II secretion system F family protein, whose protein sequence is MRTGGGEVSVGTIAAENALNAAQQLRNQGNTVLQLTPMRSAGGSRSFGETLKALNVSSGPSQKDVLGFTTQLAVMVRAGISLRQALDGIAEQAENPKFRKILYQIKQDVESGKPFSEALAKHPKLFGALYINMVRASEMSGSFSQMLDRIAAYLAQEIETRSMVIGAMIYPSVIASLAVGATIFLLTFVLPRFASVFEGKEAALPWPTVFLMGLSAFMVKWWWAVLLAFLVKLGFLFMLTKTETGGWWFDQLKLRVPVFSRMFRALYISRSLQTMGELVNAGVPMLDTLAITGEITGNRMYKQMWRSVYSSVKQGKKIVQPLTKTTLLPKPVIQMIGAGEESGKLGEVLDQVSTFYAKQLREAIKVVTSMIEPIMIVCMGTIVGFIAMAIILPIFKLSTLVK, encoded by the coding sequence ATGCGCACCGGTGGAGGCGAGGTCTCGGTCGGGACTATCGCGGCCGAGAACGCGCTCAACGCCGCGCAGCAGCTGCGCAACCAGGGCAACACCGTCCTGCAGCTCACGCCGATGCGCAGCGCGGGCGGCTCGCGTTCGTTCGGCGAGACGCTCAAAGCCCTCAACGTCTCGTCGGGCCCGTCGCAGAAGGATGTGCTCGGGTTCACCACGCAGCTGGCCGTCATGGTCCGCGCGGGCATCTCGCTGCGCCAGGCGCTCGACGGCATCGCCGAGCAGGCCGAGAACCCCAAGTTCCGCAAGATCCTCTACCAGATCAAACAGGATGTCGAGTCGGGCAAGCCCTTCTCCGAAGCGCTCGCCAAACACCCCAAGCTGTTCGGCGCTCTTTACATCAACATGGTCCGCGCGTCCGAGATGTCGGGCTCGTTTAGCCAGATGCTCGACCGGATCGCGGCGTATCTCGCGCAAGAGATCGAGACGCGGTCGATGGTCATCGGCGCGATGATCTACCCGTCGGTGATCGCCTCGCTCGCGGTCGGCGCGACGATCTTCCTGCTGACCTTCGTGCTGCCGCGTTTCGCGTCGGTGTTCGAGGGCAAGGAGGCCGCGCTGCCCTGGCCCACGGTGTTCCTGATGGGGCTGTCGGCGTTCATGGTCAAGTGGTGGTGGGCGGTCCTGCTCGCGTTCCTCGTGAAGCTGGGCTTCCTGTTCATGCTGACCAAGACCGAGACGGGCGGCTGGTGGTTCGACCAGCTGAAGCTGCGGGTGCCGGTGTTTAGCCGGATGTTCCGCGCGCTGTACATCAGCCGGTCGCTGCAGACGATGGGCGAGCTGGTCAACGCCGGCGTGCCGATGCTCGACACGCTCGCGATCACGGGCGAGATTACCGGCAACCGGATGTACAAGCAGATGTGGCGGAGCGTCTACAGCTCGGTCAAGCAGGGTAAGAAGATTGTCCAGCCGCTCACGAAGACGACGCTGCTGCCCAAGCCCGTGATCCAGATGATCGGCGCGGGCGAAGAGTCGGGCAAGCTGGGCGAGGTGCTCGACCAGGTGTCGACGTTCTACGCCAAGCAGCTCCGCGAAGCGATCAAGGTCGTGACGAGCATGATCGAGCCCATCATGATTGTGTGCATGGGTACGATCGTCGGCTTCATCGCGATGGCGATCATCCTGCCGATCTTCAAGCTGTCGACGCTGGTGAAGTGA
- a CDS encoding PilT/PilU family type 4a pilus ATPase, which translates to MELQQILQTAQQMDASDIHLVSGHPPMARIHTHMTPLDFPVISPDGAMRFLKQMAGDDHIKVFEKIKDADFSYEIPGLGRYRVNAHMQRNSVGISLRTIKTEIPPLGALNLPEVISRLTYLPRGLVLVTGDTGSGKTTTLAAMIDAMNKRYRKHIITLEDPVEYTLESEKCVIEQRELGMDTPSFASGLRHVLRQDPDIILVGEMRDLETTAAAITAAETGHLVFSTLHTVNASHTVERIIDMYPADQQNQIRSMLANTLQAVISQTLFKRIDQKGMVPAVEVMLCTPAVRNLIREDRAFEIPNVIETSRQLGMNSLDNAIAELFFNGMISKEDAIAQAAYPEKLERALAA; encoded by the coding sequence ATGGAACTCCAACAGATTCTCCAGACCGCGCAGCAGATGGACGCCTCCGACATCCACCTGGTGTCCGGCCACCCGCCGATGGCGCGCATCCACACGCACATGACCCCGCTCGACTTCCCCGTCATCTCGCCCGACGGCGCGATGCGTTTCCTCAAGCAGATGGCGGGCGACGACCACATCAAGGTCTTCGAGAAGATCAAGGACGCCGACTTCTCGTACGAGATCCCCGGGCTGGGCCGCTACCGTGTCAACGCGCACATGCAGCGCAACAGCGTCGGCATCTCGCTGCGTACGATCAAAACAGAAATCCCGCCGTTGGGCGCGCTCAACCTCCCCGAAGTCATCTCACGGCTGACCTACCTGCCCCGCGGGCTCGTGCTCGTCACGGGCGACACCGGCTCGGGTAAGACGACCACCCTCGCGGCGATGATCGACGCGATGAACAAGCGCTACCGCAAGCACATCATCACGCTCGAAGACCCCGTCGAGTACACGCTCGAATCCGAGAAGTGCGTCATCGAACAACGCGAGCTGGGCATGGACACGCCGTCGTTCGCGTCGGGCCTCCGGCACGTGCTGCGTCAGGACCCGGACATCATCCTCGTCGGCGAGATGCGCGACCTCGAGACCACCGCCGCCGCGATCACTGCGGCCGAGACGGGCCACCTCGTGTTCAGCACGCTGCACACCGTCAACGCGTCGCACACCGTCGAACGTATTATCGATATGTACCCCGCCGACCAGCAGAACCAGATCCGTTCGATGCTGGCCAACACCCTGCAGGCGGTGATCTCGCAGACCCTGTTCAAGCGCATCGACCAGAAGGGCATGGTCCCCGCGGTCGAGGTGATGCTGTGTACCCCGGCCGTGCGGAACCTGATCCGCGAGGACCGCGCGTTCGAGATCCCCAACGTGATCGAGACCAGCCGGCAGCTGGGGATGAACTCGCTGGACAACGCGATCGCCGAGCTGTTCTTCAACGGGATGATCAGCAAGGAAGACGCGATCGCGCAGGCGGCGTACCCCGAGAAACTCGAGCGTGCGTTGGCGGCGTAA
- a CDS encoding PilZ domain-containing protein has protein sequence MIYRYDEDMAPPRAQTDSTRLWVSDQQWLAILERVQRGQPALLSDGDCRRLHERSDYACRCMLRLGDGAGTFVVRTQDISAGGLRFIHGQPLRNGTRCTIVLQPDGAMGRILSAVVAWCSEIEYFDEDIEGYEIGVRFDEPVDVSLFVGAA, from the coding sequence TTGATTTACCGCTACGACGAAGACATGGCGCCGCCCCGGGCGCAGACCGACAGCACCCGTCTGTGGGTCTCGGACCAGCAGTGGCTGGCGATCCTCGAACGCGTGCAGCGCGGCCAACCCGCGCTGCTGAGCGACGGCGACTGCCGACGGCTGCACGAACGCAGCGACTACGCCTGCCGCTGCATGCTCCGCCTGGGCGACGGGGCCGGAACGTTCGTTGTCCGTACCCAGGACATCTCCGCCGGCGGCCTGCGGTTTATCCACGGCCAGCCGCTGCGCAACGGCACACGCTGCACGATCGTCCTCCAGCCCGACGGCGCGATGGGACGCATCCTCTCGGCCGTCGTCGCCTGGTGCAGCGAGATTGAATACTTCGACGAGGATATTGAGGGCTACGAGATCGGCGTCCGATTCGATGAGCCCGTCGATGTGAGCTTGTTTGTCGGCGCGGCCTAA
- a CDS encoding NAD(P)-dependent glycerol-3-phosphate dehydrogenase, protein MTQHVAIVGDGSMACVLGLLLESKGVGVTVWGNNPDHVADIIQTRENKRYLPGYRLPDPIRFTAKGATCFEGCDMILNATPTQFIRDVWGRLAPFVPRGVGVASVSKGVEKETLLRPTQIIADVLQKAHDDPDRPARPLASISGPTVAHELAKCLPATVSAASDSPEFAQAIQEAFTTHWFRVYTNDDLLGVELAGATKNCIALAAGILDGLQAGNNAKSALLSRGLAEITRLGVAMGASSETFFGLTGVGDLATTCFSPTGRNRTCGEMLGRGKKLDDVLSEITGIVEGVPTTRAVVALAKKYRVEMPICEQVNQVLFEGLDPLEAISRLMSRDPKAERVG, encoded by the coding sequence ATGACCCAACACGTCGCGATCGTCGGAGACGGCTCTATGGCCTGTGTCCTCGGGCTCCTGCTCGAGTCCAAGGGGGTCGGTGTCACGGTCTGGGGCAACAACCCCGACCACGTCGCCGACATCATCCAGACCCGCGAGAACAAGCGCTACCTCCCGGGCTACCGCCTGCCCGACCCGATCCGCTTCACCGCGAAGGGGGCGACCTGCTTCGAGGGCTGCGACATGATCCTCAACGCCACCCCGACCCAGTTCATCCGCGACGTCTGGGGCCGGCTCGCGCCGTTCGTCCCGCGCGGCGTCGGCGTCGCCTCGGTCTCCAAAGGCGTCGAAAAAGAAACCCTGCTCCGGCCCACGCAGATCATCGCGGATGTCCTGCAAAAAGCACACGACGACCCGGACAGGCCCGCCCGGCCCCTCGCGTCCATCTCCGGCCCAACCGTCGCGCACGAACTGGCCAAGTGCCTGCCCGCCACCGTCAGCGCGGCATCCGATAGCCCGGAATTCGCCCAAGCGATCCAGGAGGCATTCACCACCCATTGGTTCAGGGTCTACACCAACGACGACCTGCTCGGCGTCGAGCTGGCGGGCGCCACCAAGAACTGCATCGCGCTCGCTGCGGGGATTTTGGACGGCCTCCAAGCCGGCAACAACGCCAAGAGCGCACTGCTCTCGCGCGGGCTCGCCGAGATCACCCGGCTGGGCGTCGCGATGGGTGCCTCAAGCGAAACCTTCTTCGGGCTCACCGGCGTGGGCGACCTCGCGACGACGTGTTTCTCGCCGACGGGCCGCAACCGCACGTGTGGCGAGATGCTGGGCCGGGGCAAGAAACTCGACGATGTGTTGAGTGAGATCACCGGCATCGTCGAGGGCGTCCCCACGACCCGCGCGGTGGTCGCGCTGGCTAAAAAGTACCGGGTCGAGATGCCGATCTGCGAGCAGGTCAACCAGGTCCTGTTTGAGGGGCTTGACCCGCTCGAGGCGATCAGCCGACTGATGTCACGCGACCCCAAGGCCGAGCGCGTGGGGTAA